In Sphingobacterium sp. PCS056, the following proteins share a genomic window:
- a CDS encoding DUF6263 family protein produces the protein MIKPLSLAFLSFFLITTSNAQDKVLLKLKPDLNNPIAQKLHMTIDVNAGAQSTMIDATMLSLTTNTAATDSTITYSTKFTEMIMAMDAGMMTINYDSKNPDANEFSKQIHEKVKTMLENPIIAVMSLDGKVKDVEDAPDGNDLFDPNMLKEAAFEYPSKELKVGEQWKAISNNKALGPIEQTYTLKSISADGISITTEGQINAEGQSIGSVTGQYLLNPKTHYLKAATIETKVKKDDIDVTSKIEIL, from the coding sequence ATGATCAAACCACTCTCACTTGCATTTTTGTCGTTCTTCTTGATAACGACCTCTAATGCTCAAGACAAAGTATTACTCAAGCTAAAGCCTGATCTTAATAATCCAATTGCGCAAAAATTGCACATGACAATAGATGTCAATGCTGGAGCCCAAAGCACTATGATTGATGCGACTATGCTATCATTAACGACAAATACGGCAGCCACAGATAGCACAATAACGTATTCAACAAAATTTACGGAGATGATCATGGCCATGGATGCAGGTATGATGACCATCAACTATGATTCAAAAAATCCAGATGCTAACGAGTTTTCAAAACAGATCCATGAAAAAGTTAAAACCATGCTGGAAAATCCAATTATAGCAGTCATGAGTTTGGACGGAAAAGTAAAAGATGTCGAAGATGCTCCTGATGGCAATGATCTCTTTGACCCGAATATGTTGAAGGAAGCAGCTTTTGAATATCCGAGCAAGGAGTTGAAGGTGGGCGAACAATGGAAAGCAATCTCCAATAATAAAGCTTTGGGTCCAATAGAACAAACGTATACCCTTAAAAGCATCTCCGCTGATGGTATCTCCATCACTACCGAAGGTCAGATCAATGCTGAAGGACAATCCATTGGTTCAGTGACAGGACAATACCTGTTAAACCCCAAAACACATTATCTAAAAGCAGCGACTATCGAAACAAAAGTCAAAAAAGAT